Proteins found in one Micropterus dolomieu isolate WLL.071019.BEF.003 ecotype Adirondacks linkage group LG12, ASM2129224v1, whole genome shotgun sequence genomic segment:
- the LOC123979797 gene encoding vang-like protein 2 — translation MDNESTYSGYSYKSSHSRSSRKHRERRDRHRSKTRDINIRGDKSVTIQAPGELLLDAESTRGDDRDDNWGETTTVVTGTSVDSISNEDLTRVSKDLEDSLPLECRRYFGPALGAVLGFFALVTPLAFLALPQLLWRDTLEPCGTPCEGLYISLAFKLLILLISTWALFLRPPKATLPRFFIFRCLLLALVFLFVASYWLFYGVRVLEPRETDYRGIVGYAASLVDALLFIQYLALVLLEVRHLQPAFSLKVVRTTDGTSRFYNVGYLSIQRAAVWVLDQYYSDFPVYNPALLNLPKSILSKKMSAFKIYNLGEENSTNNSTGQSTTMVAAAACRRDNSHNEYYYEEAEVERRVRKRKARLVVAVEEAFTHIKRHQDDEAAASSPKHPREVMDPREAAQAIFAPMARAMQKYLRATRQQSYHSMESIINHLQFCITHNMTPKAFLERYLSPGPTLQYLDNSRGRQWTLVSEEPVTAALRQGQVFSLRRLDFSLVITVTPLPFLRVGEEFIDPKSHKFVMKLQSETSV, via the exons ATGGACAACGAGTCGACGTACTCTGGCTACTCCTACAAGTCGTCCCACTCACGAAGCTCCCGCAAACACAG gGAGAGGAGGGACAGGCATCGCTCGAAGACTCGCGACATCAACATCCGTGGAGACAAATCGGTGACCATCCAGGCTCCTGGAGAGCTGCTGCTGGACGCAGAGTCCACCAGAGGAGACGACCGG GATGACAACTGGGGCGAGACCACCACGGTGGTCACCGGCACCTCCGTGGACAGCATCTCCAACGAGGACCTGACACGGGTCTCTAAGGACCTTGAGGACTCTTTGCCACTCGAGTGCCGCCGTTACTTTGGCCCAGCGTTGGGCGCTGTCCTGGGGTTCTTTGCTCTGGTCACCCCTCTGGCCTTCTTGGCCCTCCCACAGCTCCTGTGGCGGGATACGCTGGAACCTTGCGGCACGCCATGTGAGGGCCTTTACATTTCTCTGGCCTTCAAGCTCCTGATCCTCCTCATCTCCACCTGGGCGCTGTTTCTCCGCCCGCCCAAAGCCACCCTGCCGCGCTTCTTCATATTCCGCTGTCTGCTGCTGGCGTTGGTCTTTCTCTTCGTGGCTTCTTATTGGCTCTTCTACGGGGTGCGGGTGCTGGAGCCCAGGGAAACGGACTACAGGGGGATCGTTGGATATGCAGCATCTCTGGTGGACGCTCTGCTGTTCATTCAGTACCTGGCCCTGGTGCTGCTGGAGGTCAGACATCTGCAGCCTGCTTTCAGTCTGAAGGTTGTGAGGACCACAGACGGAACTAGTCGCTTCTACAACGTGGGTTATCTCAG TATTCAGCGGGCAGCGGTGTGGGTTCTGGACCAGTACTACAGTGACTTCCCGGTCTATAACCCTGCCCTTCTCAACCTGCCCAAGTCCATCCTCTCCAAGAAGATGTCTGCCTTCAAGATCTACAACCTGGGGGAAG AGAACAGCACCAATAACTCTACGGGGCAGTCCACAACAATGGTCGCAGCCGCTGCTTGCAGACGAGACAACTCCCACAACGAGTACTACTACGAGGAGGCAGAGGTGGAGCGCAGGGTCCGCAAACGCAAGGCCAG ACTGGTGGTGGCAGTAGAAGAAGCCTTCACCCACATCAAGCGGCACCAGGACGACGAGGCTGCCGCATCCTCCCCCAAACACCCGCGGGAGGTGATGGACCCCAGGGAGGCAGCCCAGGCCATCTTTGCCCCCATGGCGCGGGCCATGCAGAAGTACCTCCGCGCCACCAGGCAGCAGTCCTACCACAGCATGGAGAGCATCATCAACCACCTGCAGTTCTGCATCACGCACAACATGACCCCCAAG gcctTCCTTGAGCGTTACCTCAGCCCTGGCCCCACCCTCCAGTACCTGGacaacagcagggggcgccagTGGACACTAGTGAGTGAGGAGCCAGTGACCGCTGCTCTGCGTCAAGGCCAGGTCTTCTCCTTGAGACGCCTCGACTTCTCCCTGGTCATCACGGTGACGCCGCTCCCCTTCCTGCGCGTGGGCGAGGAGTTCATTGACCCCAAAAGCCACAAGTTTGTCATGAAGCTCCAGTCAGAAACGTCCGTgtag